In one Rhopalosiphum padi isolate XX-2018 chromosome 3, ASM2088224v1, whole genome shotgun sequence genomic region, the following are encoded:
- the LOC132925689 gene encoding uncharacterized protein LOC132925689, producing the protein MKKCLDSHHVLKSLSETRWSARADAVTTLCNGYKEILDALKTIEIDDKTSPNVKNETHGLIKKMKKLENIVLTEIWSKILSRINETNKNLQKENLTIDVGSKLFDSLAGFLSEIRDNFYSYESSAREKFPDSDYKDLHQRTKKRSIHLTLPGELTNKSTSFSGSEKFKIETYFPIIDTLITQLKIRGKSYKSINKLFGFFSNLKNLETKKVQVHCKTFAEFYHVDINENELILECIHLKAYLSELDISEFSISSTYKCLKSNRLEETFPNIIISFRIFLSMMITNCSGERSFSKLNLIKEELRSTMSQKRLNSLSLMSIEHELLSSLDYENVIEDFANEKARKKPLKSI; encoded by the coding sequence ATGAAAAAGTGCCTAGACTCACATCATGTTTTAAAGTCACTATCAGAAACTAGATGGTCTGCTCGAGCTGATGCTGTTACTACTTTGTGTAATGGTTACAAGGAAATTTTAGATGCtctaaaaacaattgaaatagaTGATAAGACTTCACCAAATGTTAAAAACGAAACCCATGGcttaattaagaaaatgaaaaagTTGGAAAATATTGTTCTTACTGAAATTTGGAGTAAAATCTTATCAAGAATAAatgaaacaaacaaaaatttacaaaaagaaAACCTTACTATTGACGTTGgttcaaaattatttgattctCTTGCTGGTTTTCTAAGTGAGATTAGAGATAACTTTTATAGTTATGAAAGTTCCGCTAGAGAAAAATTTCCAGATTCTGACTATAAAGATTTACACCAACGAACTAAGAAGAGGAGTATTCATTTAACATTACCCGGTGAACTGACAAACAAAAGTACATCGTTTTCAGGTagtgaaaaattcaaaatagaaACTTACTTCCCaataatagatacattaatAACTCAGTTAAAAATTCGTGGTAAATCatacaaatcaataaataaactgtTTGGATTTttctctaatttaaaaaatttagagaCAAAAAAAGTACAAGTCCATTGTAAAACATTTGCGGAATTTTATCACGTAgatattaatgaaaatgaattaattttagaatgtaTACACTTAAAAGCGTATCTATCGGAACTTGATATTTCTGAATTCAGTATTTCTAGTAcatacaaatgtttaaaatcaaatagaCTAGAAGAAACATttccaaacataataatatctttccgaatttttttatcaatgatgATTACCAACTGCAGTGGGGAACGTTCATTttctaagttaaatttaattaaagaagAGCTTAGAAGTACAATGAGCCAGAAACGGTTAAACTCCCTAtctttaatgagtattgaacaTGAACTACTATCAAGTTTAGattatgaaaatgttattgaagaCTTTGCGAATGAAAAAGCTAGGAAGAAACCATTAAagagtatttaa